The sequence CGGTGGGCGACGCACGGCGGGGTCACCGACGAGAACGCCCACCCCCACGCCGACCCGGACCGAAAGGTTGTCCTCATCCACAACGGCATCGTGGAGAACTTTCACGAGCTCCGGCAGGAACTGAGCGCTCAGGGCGTCGCTTTTCTCTCCGAGACCGATACCGAGGTCGCGGTCTGCCTCATCGCCCGGCTCTACGCCCTCAACGGCGGCAACCCCCAGGAGGCCCTGCGCGGAGCGTGCCGGCGCTTTCGGGGCTCCTTCGCCTTCGTCGTCCTGTTCACCGACCTGCCGGACCGCTTCTACTGCGTGCGCAAGGGGCCCCCTCTGATCCTCGGGGCCGCGGAGGGAGAGGCCTTCTGCGCGTCGGACGCGACGGCGCTGCTCCCCTATACCCACGACATCCTCTTCCTGGAGGATAACCAGATTGCCGAGCTCTCGGCGAAGGGAATAGCCCTGTCGGACTTCGAGGGCCGTCCGCTCCCGGCCGAGCTGAGCACGGTCGACTGGGACCCCGAGATGGCCTCCAAGGGGATGTACCCGCACTTCATGCTCAAGGAGATCGAGGAGCAGGGCGGCGTGCTGCGGCGTACCCTAGCGGGGCGCCTGACGGAGGGCTCCATCGACCTGAGCGCGGAGGTCCCCCTGACGGACGAGAAGGCGGCCTCGCTGCGGCGCGTCCAGCTCATCGCCTGCGGAACGTCCTACTACGCCGCGCTGGCGACGGCGGGGCTCTTCGACCGCTTCACGGGGCTGGACCTCCGCGTGGAGACGGCGTCGGAGTACCGGTACGGCGACGCCGTCTGCGACCCGTCGACGCTGTCGGTGTTCGTCTCCCAGTCCGGGGAGACGGCGGACACCCTGGCCGCGGCCCGGGGGGCCAGGGCCAAGGGGGCGCGCTGTCTGGCCGTGACGAACGTCGCGGGGTCGTCCCTGGCCCGGGAGGTCGGCACTTTCCTCGAGCTGCGCGCGGGACCGGAGATCGGGGTCGCCGCTACGAAGACCTTCATGGGGCAGCTTGCGGCCCTGACCCTGCTGGCCCTCTGGATCGGGAAGCGGCGCGGGAGGCTCTCGCCGCAGGACGAGTCCCGGCTTGCCGGGGAGCTGAAGCTCCTGCCCCTCAAGGTGGAGGAGCTCATCGTCCGGAGCCGCTCGCTCAAGGACGTCGCGGAGCGCCGGCTCGAGGCCCGCGGATTCCTCTTCATCGGCCGCGGCGCGTCCTATCCCGTGGCGCTG comes from uncultured Fretibacterium sp. and encodes:
- the glmS gene encoding glutamine--fructose-6-phosphate transaminase (isomerizing), which produces MGYTGPRRVVDVVVGGLECLEYRGYDSAGIAVAGPKGLGMVKCVGSVANLKAKLETTPLEGSVGIGHTRWATHGGVTDENAHPHADPDRKVVLIHNGIVENFHELRQELSAQGVAFLSETDTEVAVCLIARLYALNGGNPQEALRGACRRFRGSFAFVVLFTDLPDRFYCVRKGPPLILGAAEGEAFCASDATALLPYTHDILFLEDNQIAELSAKGIALSDFEGRPLPAELSTVDWDPEMASKGMYPHFMLKEIEEQGGVLRRTLAGRLTEGSIDLSAEVPLTDEKAASLRRVQLIACGTSYYAALATAGLFDRFTGLDLRVETASEYRYGDAVCDPSTLSVFVSQSGETADTLAAARGARAKGARCLAVTNVAGSSLAREVGTFLELRAGPEIGVAATKTFMGQLAALTLLALWIGKRRGRLSPQDESRLAGELKLLPLKVEELIVRSRSLKDVAERRLEARGFLFIGRGASYPVALEGALKLKEISYVHAEAHSAGEMKHGPIAMLDETMPVVALLPRDRIFEKTLSNVQEARARRSPIIAVATEGDPDVLRFADDCIFVPGTEDELTPFLTVIPLQYFAYYLAYLMGREIDRPRNLAKSVTVE